A window of the Tripterygium wilfordii isolate XIE 37 chromosome 12, ASM1340144v1, whole genome shotgun sequence genome harbors these coding sequences:
- the LOC120010847 gene encoding G-type lectin S-receptor-like serine/threonine-protein kinase SD2-5 isoform X1, with product MALIQFRTFFVGTFLVLASFSVESQQTDRIYPGFQASQTEWVNKGGQFMVSNNSVFGLGFYTSLDVQKFLLVVKHRVSGKVVWTANRRLLVRDSDKFVFDKNGVAYLQGGNGLAWSTNNTQGRATSMQLKDSGNLVLLGVNETVLWQSFSHPTDTLLPGQEFVEGMTLKSFPNRNKLSNFLAIESGDFVLYAGYQTPQVYWSLVNDNRKSNNSVRGKVHSASLVSNSWNFYDQNKVLLWQFTFSENSDPNATWAAILGSDGAIGFYNLQRGTSVNAEGTKIPQNSCRIPEPCERYNVCFFDNWCECPAHLQSQYDCKPPVTSACSSSKSSVDLFYVGEKLDYFALGFVTPLLKSDLHACKEACLSNCSCAVLFFANSTGSCFLFEEMGSLTRSVEGSAGYTAYVKVSSGGEDNGNKRKHAILIVIIVVATLLVIACLVYAGIWYLWKRKKFLEFPPDNLEDDIFWDNLSGMPIRFSFSDLCKATKYFTMKIGQGGFGSVYLGMLPDGTQVAVKKLEGIGQGKKEFRAEVSMIGSIHHVHLVKLKGFCAEGAHRLLVYEYMGNGSLDRWIFQNNEGCQFLDWDTRFNVALGTAKGLAYLHEECEVKIVHCDIKPQNVLLDDNFTAKVSDFGLAKLMNRDESLVYTTLRGTRGYLAPEWITHSPISEKSDVYSYGIVLLEIIGGRKNYDMGECSEKSYFPSYAFKMLEEGKLKEILDSKLDIDENDERVVTAIKVALWCIQEDMQLRPPMTKVVQMLDGLCYVPEPPISSRSGSRSCPSFIKWSGEEGPSSGQSNYNSDSCTFLSETHLSGPR from the coding sequence ATGGCTTTGATCCAATTCAGAACCTTCTTTGTCGGTACGTTCCTTGTGTTAGCATCATTTTCTGTGGAATCTCAACAAACTGATCGGATATATCCTGGGTTCCAAGCATCTCAGACGGAATGGGTCAACAAGGGCGGACAATTCATGGTGTCAAACAACTCAGTTTTCGGGTTAGGCTTCTACACTAGCTTGGATGTTCAAAAATTTCTGCTTGTTGTCAAACACAGGGTCAGTGGCAAAGTGGTTTGGACTGCTAATAGACGTTTGTTGGTCAGAGATTCGGAtaaatttgtgtttgataagaatGGAGTTGCGTACTTGCAGGGTGGAAATGGTTTAGCCTGGTCCACAAATAATACACAAGGAAGAGCGACATCAATGCAGCTGAAGGACTCGGGGAATTTAGTGCTGCTTGGTGTCAATGAAACTGTTCTTTGGCAGAGTTTTAGCCATCCTACTGATACTCTTTTACCTGGCCAGGAGTTTGTGGAAGGAATGACACTTAAAAGCTTCCCCAACCGTAATAAATTGTCCAATTTTCTTGCTATTGAGTCTGGTGATTTCGTCTTGTATGCAGGCTATCAAACTCCACAAGTGTATTGGTCGTTGGTGAATGATAATCGGAAATCTAACAACAGTGTGAGGGGAAAGGTTCATTCTGCATCTCTTGTTTCGAATTCATGGAATTTCTATGATCAGAACAAGGTCTTGCTTTGGCAGTTCACCTTCTCCGAAAATTCTGATCCAAATGCTACATGGGCTGCCATTTTAGGTTCCGATGGAGCGATTGGGTTCTATAACCTCCAAAGGGGGACTTCAGTCAATGCTGAGGGAACTAAGATCCCGCAAAATTCATGTAGAATTCCTGAGCCGTGTGAGCGATATAATGTTTGCTTTTTTGACAATTGGTGTGAGTGCCCTGCACATCTCCAATCTCAATATGATTGCAAGCCTCCGGTCACCTCAGCCTGCAGTAGCTCAAAGAGTTCGGTAGATCTTTTCTATGTCGGCGAAAAGCTTGATTATTTTGCACTAGGGTTTGTGACTCCCTTATTGAAGTCTGATTTACATGCTTGCAAAGAAGCATGTCTTAGTAACTGCTCTTGTGCTGTATTGTTCTTTGCAAATAGTACTGGTAGTTGCTTTCTCTTTGAAGAGATGGGGAGTTTAACTCGCTCAGTAGAAGGTTCTGCTGGCTATACTGCATATGTGAAAGTCTCAAGCGGCGGAGAAGATAATGGAAATAAAAGAAAGCATGCAATATTAATTGTGATAATAGTTGTGGCAACCTTACTAGTTATCGCTTGTTTGGTTTATGCGGGGATCTGGTACCTTTGGAAGAGGAAGAAATTCCTAGAATTTCCTCCAGACAACTTGGAAGATGATATTTTTTGGGACAATTTGTCCGGTATGCCTATTCGATTCAGTTTTAGTGATCTTTGTAAAGCGACCAAGTACTTTACGATGAAGATTGGACAAGGAGGGTTTGGTTCAGTTTACCTAGGCATGCTACCAGATGGTACTCAAGTGGCTGTGAAAAAATTGGAAGGCATTGGGCAGGGAAAGAAGGAGTTTCGTGCCGAAGTTAGTATGATAGGAAGTATCCATCACGTTCATTTGGTCAAGCTCAAAGGTTTCTGTGCTGAGGGGGCTCACCGGCTTCTTGTATACGAATATATGGGAAACGGATCTTTAGATAGATGGATCTTCCAAAACAATGAAGGATGTCAGTTCCTGGATTGGGATACTAGATTTAATGTCGCATTGGGTACAGCTAAGGGATTGGCCTATCTCCATGAGGAATGTGAAGTGAAGATAGTGCATTGTGATATAAAACCTCAAAATGTTCTTCTGGATGATAATTTTACTGCCAAGGTATCAGATTTTGGTTTGGCTAAACTGATGAACCGGGACGAGAGCCTTGTGTATACGACACTAAGGGGTACGAGGGGGTACCTTGCACCAGAATGGATTACTCACAGCCCAATAAGTGAGAAGAGTGATGTGTACAGCTATGGTATTGTATTGCTTGAGATCATCGGAGGCAGGAAGAATTATGATATGGGAGAGTGTTCAGAGAAATCCTACTTTCCATCTTATGCTTTCAAGATGTTGGAAGAAGGAAAACTGAAAGAAATCCTTGATTCAAAGCTAGACattgatgaaaatgatgagAGAGTAGTCACTGCAATTAAAGTTGCATTGTGGTGCATTCAGGAGGACATGCAATTGCGACCGCCAATGACTAAAGTGGTCCAAATGCTCGATGGTCTGTGTTATGTGCCCGAACCTCCAATTTCTTCTCGATCTGGCTCTCGATCTTGCCCCTCATTCATCAAATGGAGCGGCGAAGAGGGACCTTCGTCAGGCCAAAGTAATTATAATAGTGATTCATGTACATTTTTGTCAGAAACTCATCTATCAGGCCCAAGATGA
- the LOC120010961 gene encoding uncharacterized protein LOC120010961 isoform X2, with amino-acid sequence MGNCLECCNKPPLITSLADTSKGLKIQGNQMNNPSISEDFWTTSTCDLDNNAVQSQGSISSISTTNQILDANGATGSIHNEFVNHGLILWNQTRQRWMGNKKFENRPLEVREPKLNTHCLSMVTHFWLCSSNATYDSLLGSNKPFPHPIPLSEMVDFLVDVWEQEGMYD; translated from the exons TAATTGTCTTGAATGCTGTAATAAGCCCCCACTAATCACCTCTCTGGCTGATACATCAAAAGGACTGAAAATTCAAGGTAATCAAATGAACAATCCAAGCATATCAGAGGATTTCTGGACAACCAGCACGTGTGATTTGGACAACAATGCAGTTCAGTCCCAAGGAAGTATCTCATCAATCAGCACAACTAACCAGATCCTTGATGCGAATGGTGCCACTGGCAGCATTCACAATGAATTCGTAAATCATG GCCTTATTCTCTGGAATCAAACTAGGCAACGATGGATGGGAAATAAAAAGTTCGAAAACAGGCCACTAGAGGTTCGGGAACCAAAATTAAA TACTCATTGTCTCAGCATGGTTACACATTTCTGGCTTTGCAGTTCGAATGCAACTTATGACAGTTTACTTGGGAGTAACAAGCCTTTCCCTCACCCAATTCCTCTATCA GAAATGGTAGATTTCCTAGTCGATGTCTGGGAGCAGGAGGGAATGTACGATTGA
- the LOC120010961 gene encoding uncharacterized protein LOC120010961 isoform X3, with protein MHGSSNCLECCNKPPLITSLADTSKGLKIQGNQMNNPSISEDFWTTSTCDLDNNAVQSQGSISSISTTNQILDANGATGSIHNEFVNHGLILWNQTRQRWMGNKKFENRPLEVREPKLNSNATYDSLLGSNKPFPHPIPLSEMVDFLVDVWEQEGMYD; from the exons AGCAGTAATTGTCTTGAATGCTGTAATAAGCCCCCACTAATCACCTCTCTGGCTGATACATCAAAAGGACTGAAAATTCAAGGTAATCAAATGAACAATCCAAGCATATCAGAGGATTTCTGGACAACCAGCACGTGTGATTTGGACAACAATGCAGTTCAGTCCCAAGGAAGTATCTCATCAATCAGCACAACTAACCAGATCCTTGATGCGAATGGTGCCACTGGCAGCATTCACAATGAATTCGTAAATCATG GCCTTATTCTCTGGAATCAAACTAGGCAACGATGGATGGGAAATAAAAAGTTCGAAAACAGGCCACTAGAGGTTCGGGAACCAAAATTAAA TTCGAATGCAACTTATGACAGTTTACTTGGGAGTAACAAGCCTTTCCCTCACCCAATTCCTCTATCA GAAATGGTAGATTTCCTAGTCGATGTCTGGGAGCAGGAGGGAATGTACGATTGA
- the LOC120010963 gene encoding EPIDERMAL PATTERNING FACTOR-like protein 8 isoform X2 encodes MASSSKNIVVTVAFIFFLTFLPPKSDGVMLLSMRSESLQQKKMIFGSKPPGCVSKCLNCRPCVPTILVIHSHKKNKEMMMMSSRREYYSSSHEGGDDDDTYYLLSWKCKCGDKLFQP; translated from the exons ATGGCTTCATCATCAAAAAATATTGTAGTCACTGTGGCTTTCATCTTTTTTCTCACATTCCTTCCTCCCAAATCAG ATGGGGTCATGCTTTTAAGCATGAGGAGTGAGAGTTTGCAGCAAAAGAAGATGATTTTTGGATCAAAGCCACCAGGTTGTGTAAGCAAGTGCTTGAATTGCAGGCCTTGCGTGCCTACAATATTGGTCATTCATTCTCACAAGAAGAACaaggagatgatgatgatgagtagtAGAAGAGAGTACTACTCATCATCCCATGAAGGaggagatgatgatgatacataCTATCTTCTTTCATGGAAATGCAAATGTGGGGATAAGCTATTTCAACCTTAA
- the LOC120010847 gene encoding G-type lectin S-receptor-like serine/threonine-protein kinase SD2-5 isoform X2: MALIQFRTFFVDGMGQQGRTIHGVKQLSFRGGNGLAWSTNNTQGRATSMQLKDSGNLVLLGVNETVLWQSFSHPTDTLLPGQEFVEGMTLKSFPNRNKLSNFLAIESGDFVLYAGYQTPQVYWSLVNDNRKSNNSVRGKVHSASLVSNSWNFYDQNKVLLWQFTFSENSDPNATWAAILGSDGAIGFYNLQRGTSVNAEGTKIPQNSCRIPEPCERYNVCFFDNWCECPAHLQSQYDCKPPVTSACSSSKSSVDLFYVGEKLDYFALGFVTPLLKSDLHACKEACLSNCSCAVLFFANSTGSCFLFEEMGSLTRSVEGSAGYTAYVKVSSGGEDNGNKRKHAILIVIIVVATLLVIACLVYAGIWYLWKRKKFLEFPPDNLEDDIFWDNLSGMPIRFSFSDLCKATKYFTMKIGQGGFGSVYLGMLPDGTQVAVKKLEGIGQGKKEFRAEVSMIGSIHHVHLVKLKGFCAEGAHRLLVYEYMGNGSLDRWIFQNNEGCQFLDWDTRFNVALGTAKGLAYLHEECEVKIVHCDIKPQNVLLDDNFTAKVSDFGLAKLMNRDESLVYTTLRGTRGYLAPEWITHSPISEKSDVYSYGIVLLEIIGGRKNYDMGECSEKSYFPSYAFKMLEEGKLKEILDSKLDIDENDERVVTAIKVALWCIQEDMQLRPPMTKVVQMLDGLCYVPEPPISSRSGSRSCPSFIKWSGEEGPSSGQSNYNSDSCTFLSETHLSGPR; encoded by the exons ATGGCTTTGATCCAATTCAGAACCTTCTTTGTCG ACGGAATGGGTCAACAAGGGCGGACAATTCATGGTGTCAAACAACTCAGTTTTCGG GGTGGAAATGGTTTAGCCTGGTCCACAAATAATACACAAGGAAGAGCGACATCAATGCAGCTGAAGGACTCGGGGAATTTAGTGCTGCTTGGTGTCAATGAAACTGTTCTTTGGCAGAGTTTTAGCCATCCTACTGATACTCTTTTACCTGGCCAGGAGTTTGTGGAAGGAATGACACTTAAAAGCTTCCCCAACCGTAATAAATTGTCCAATTTTCTTGCTATTGAGTCTGGTGATTTCGTCTTGTATGCAGGCTATCAAACTCCACAAGTGTATTGGTCGTTGGTGAATGATAATCGGAAATCTAACAACAGTGTGAGGGGAAAGGTTCATTCTGCATCTCTTGTTTCGAATTCATGGAATTTCTATGATCAGAACAAGGTCTTGCTTTGGCAGTTCACCTTCTCCGAAAATTCTGATCCAAATGCTACATGGGCTGCCATTTTAGGTTCCGATGGAGCGATTGGGTTCTATAACCTCCAAAGGGGGACTTCAGTCAATGCTGAGGGAACTAAGATCCCGCAAAATTCATGTAGAATTCCTGAGCCGTGTGAGCGATATAATGTTTGCTTTTTTGACAATTGGTGTGAGTGCCCTGCACATCTCCAATCTCAATATGATTGCAAGCCTCCGGTCACCTCAGCCTGCAGTAGCTCAAAGAGTTCGGTAGATCTTTTCTATGTCGGCGAAAAGCTTGATTATTTTGCACTAGGGTTTGTGACTCCCTTATTGAAGTCTGATTTACATGCTTGCAAAGAAGCATGTCTTAGTAACTGCTCTTGTGCTGTATTGTTCTTTGCAAATAGTACTGGTAGTTGCTTTCTCTTTGAAGAGATGGGGAGTTTAACTCGCTCAGTAGAAGGTTCTGCTGGCTATACTGCATATGTGAAAGTCTCAAGCGGCGGAGAAGATAATGGAAATAAAAGAAAGCATGCAATATTAATTGTGATAATAGTTGTGGCAACCTTACTAGTTATCGCTTGTTTGGTTTATGCGGGGATCTGGTACCTTTGGAAGAGGAAGAAATTCCTAGAATTTCCTCCAGACAACTTGGAAGATGATATTTTTTGGGACAATTTGTCCGGTATGCCTATTCGATTCAGTTTTAGTGATCTTTGTAAAGCGACCAAGTACTTTACGATGAAGATTGGACAAGGAGGGTTTGGTTCAGTTTACCTAGGCATGCTACCAGATGGTACTCAAGTGGCTGTGAAAAAATTGGAAGGCATTGGGCAGGGAAAGAAGGAGTTTCGTGCCGAAGTTAGTATGATAGGAAGTATCCATCACGTTCATTTGGTCAAGCTCAAAGGTTTCTGTGCTGAGGGGGCTCACCGGCTTCTTGTATACGAATATATGGGAAACGGATCTTTAGATAGATGGATCTTCCAAAACAATGAAGGATGTCAGTTCCTGGATTGGGATACTAGATTTAATGTCGCATTGGGTACAGCTAAGGGATTGGCCTATCTCCATGAGGAATGTGAAGTGAAGATAGTGCATTGTGATATAAAACCTCAAAATGTTCTTCTGGATGATAATTTTACTGCCAAGGTATCAGATTTTGGTTTGGCTAAACTGATGAACCGGGACGAGAGCCTTGTGTATACGACACTAAGGGGTACGAGGGGGTACCTTGCACCAGAATGGATTACTCACAGCCCAATAAGTGAGAAGAGTGATGTGTACAGCTATGGTATTGTATTGCTTGAGATCATCGGAGGCAGGAAGAATTATGATATGGGAGAGTGTTCAGAGAAATCCTACTTTCCATCTTATGCTTTCAAGATGTTGGAAGAAGGAAAACTGAAAGAAATCCTTGATTCAAAGCTAGACattgatgaaaatgatgagAGAGTAGTCACTGCAATTAAAGTTGCATTGTGGTGCATTCAGGAGGACATGCAATTGCGACCGCCAATGACTAAAGTGGTCCAAATGCTCGATGGTCTGTGTTATGTGCCCGAACCTCCAATTTCTTCTCGATCTGGCTCTCGATCTTGCCCCTCATTCATCAAATGGAGCGGCGAAGAGGGACCTTCGTCAGGCCAAAGTAATTATAATAGTGATTCATGTACATTTTTGTCAGAAACTCATCTATCAGGCCCAAGATGA
- the LOC120010961 gene encoding uncharacterized protein LOC120010961 isoform X1 has product MHGSSNCLECCNKPPLITSLADTSKGLKIQGNQMNNPSISEDFWTTSTCDLDNNAVQSQGSISSISTTNQILDANGATGSIHNEFVNHGLILWNQTRQRWMGNKKFENRPLEVREPKLNTHCLSMVTHFWLCSSNATYDSLLGSNKPFPHPIPLSEMVDFLVDVWEQEGMYD; this is encoded by the exons AGCAGTAATTGTCTTGAATGCTGTAATAAGCCCCCACTAATCACCTCTCTGGCTGATACATCAAAAGGACTGAAAATTCAAGGTAATCAAATGAACAATCCAAGCATATCAGAGGATTTCTGGACAACCAGCACGTGTGATTTGGACAACAATGCAGTTCAGTCCCAAGGAAGTATCTCATCAATCAGCACAACTAACCAGATCCTTGATGCGAATGGTGCCACTGGCAGCATTCACAATGAATTCGTAAATCATG GCCTTATTCTCTGGAATCAAACTAGGCAACGATGGATGGGAAATAAAAAGTTCGAAAACAGGCCACTAGAGGTTCGGGAACCAAAATTAAA TACTCATTGTCTCAGCATGGTTACACATTTCTGGCTTTGCAGTTCGAATGCAACTTATGACAGTTTACTTGGGAGTAACAAGCCTTTCCCTCACCCAATTCCTCTATCA GAAATGGTAGATTTCCTAGTCGATGTCTGGGAGCAGGAGGGAATGTACGATTGA
- the LOC120010963 gene encoding uncharacterized protein LOC120010963 isoform X1, with the protein MKLQNARKPKFLRMAMLSPPVAHFATLKYSSSSSGPSPLPCLQNHRPPPYLRSNRYACLVLCSAASLPPPGPNRPPQKDPSRLTGFTSSFSRFQDHVRIFFAVLFWLSLFFWSSAWDGRNNSRRDKGSRPRR; encoded by the exons atgaaactcCAAAACGCTCGGAAGCCCAAATTTCTTCGTATGGCAATGCTCTCTCCACCAGTCGCGCACTTTGCGACCCTCAAatactcctcctcctcctcgggACCTTCGCCTCTGCCTTGTCTCCAAAACCATCGTCCACCGCCTTATCTCAGGAGCAATCGTTATGCATGCCTTGTACTCTGTTCCGCCGCTTCTCTGCCTCCGCCAGGACCCAATCGGCCGCCTCAAAAAGACCCTTCCCGACTAACAG GTTTTACTTCTTCTTTCTCAAGATTCCAGGATCATGTCCGGATCTTCTTCGCTGTTCTTTTTtggttgtctttgttcttttggtcTTCCGCATGGGATGGAAGGAACAACAGTAGACGAGATAAGGGATCTCGTCCCAGAAGATGA